A stretch of the Mesorhizobium sp. Pch-S genome encodes the following:
- the hfq gene encoding RNA chaperone Hfq, whose amino-acid sequence MAERSQNLQDLFLNSVRKSKNPLTIFLINGVKLTGVVTSFDNFCVLLRRDGHSQLVYKHAISTIMPSQPVQMFDGEESQGG is encoded by the coding sequence ATGGCAGAGCGTTCGCAAAATCTTCAGGACCTGTTCCTGAACTCGGTGCGCAAGAGCAAGAATCCACTCACAATCTTCCTCATCAACGGCGTGAAATTGACCGGGGTGGTGACCTCGTTTGACAATTTCTGTGTGTTGCTGCGGCGCGACGGGCATTCGCAGCTCGTCTACAAGCATGCCATTTCCACGATCATGCCGAGCCAGCCGGTTCAGATGTTCGATGGTGAGGAAAGCCAAGGCGGCTAA